The nucleotide window GGGCCGCCCACCTGCACCCCACCGATCGGTCGGCCGGACGCCGTCCCGCCGCCCCACCGCTCGACCAGCTCACCCAGGCTGACGCCGAACGCGGTCTCGACGATGCCGCCGCGAGCGATGTTGCCGGCCAGCTGGAACACCTGAGTGCCCCGGGAACGCCCCACGCCCAACGCGGCATAGGCCTCGGCACCGTCCGCCAAGATGGCCGGCACGGTGGCCAGGGTGAGCAGGTTGTTCACCACCGTCGGCTTGCCGAACAGTCCCTCGAGGGCGGGCAGCGGCGGCTTGGCGCGCACCTCGCCGCGGCGTCCCTCGAGACTCGACAGCATCGAGGTCTCCTCGCCACAGATGTAGGCACCCGCCCCCACCCGCACGCTGACGTCGAAGGAGAGCGACGAGCCGAGCACCGAATGCCCCAACCAGCCTCGGGCATAAGCGATCTCGATCGCCGAGCGCATCGTGGTGATGGCATCGGGGTATTCCGAGCGGATGTAGATGAACCCCTGCGTGGCCCCGGTCGCCCAGGCGGCGATCGCCATGCCCTCGAGGGTCGAGAACGGGTCACCCTCCATCAGCATCCGGTCGGCGAAGGTGCCGCTGTCGCCCTCGTCGGCGTTGCAGGCGATGTACTTGGTCTCACCCGGCGCGTCGAGCACCGTCTTCCACTTGATCCCGGCCGGGAATCCGGCGCCACCGCGCCCCCGCAGCCCGGACGCCGTGACCTCCTCGACCACCTGGGCCGGCGACAGCTCCAGCGCCCGACGCAGTCCGACCAGGCCACCGTGGGCCAGGTAGTGCTCGGGGAACAGCGGACCGATCACGCCCACCCGGGCGAAGCTCACCCGCTGCTGCTCGCGCAGCGCGGGCAGCTGCTCGGTCGGGCCGAGCGCCAACGGGTGGACGGCGGCCGCCGGGTCGGTGAGCATCCCGGCCTCCAGCAATCCCGGTAGATCGGCCGCTGTGACGGGTCCGAACGCGTGGCGCACCTGCGCGGCGTCCATCACCTCCACCAATGGCTCCAGCCAGAGCAGGCCCCACGATCCATTGCGCACCAGGGTGAACCCGGCCTGCTCGGCCGGCGCAGCCAGCGCGTCGGCGACCTCGTCGGCGCCGACGGAACGCGCCGCACTGTCGCAGGGGACGAACAGGATCCGCAGGTCCGCGGGTGGGTTCTGGCTCATGCCGTCGCTCCCGCCTCGTGGGCGGCGGTCTGCTGCAGGCGCTGCTGAATCAACGCGGACAATCTGTCGGCGGTCAGGCGGCCGTGCAGTCGGCCGTCGATCAGGGCTGACGGGCCGAGGGCACAGTTGCCCAGGCAGAACACCTCGTCGAGGGTCAGCGCGCCGTCCTCGGCGGTGGTGCCGACCTTCACCGCGAGCCGCTCGGCGGCGCCGTCCAGCACGGCATTCGCGCCGACCGACTGACAGGCCTCGGCCCGACAGACCTGGGCCACGACGCGGCCCGGCGGCTCGATGCGCAGGTCGTGATAGAAGCTGATCACGCCGTGCACCTCCGCCCGGGAGAGGTTCAGCGCCTCGGCGATCGGCCGGATCGCGGCGTCCGGCACGTGACCCAACTCGGCCACCACGGCCTGGAGCACCACGAGCAGGGGTCCTGGTTCGTCACGATGGGCGGCAACGGCGGTTGCCACCACCTCCGCAACCGGGCGGTTGCCGGCCACCACTCACCTCACTGATCTCGATCAACGCTGATCTCGATCAACGCTGATCTCGTTCGACGCTGACATCGTGGCTCTGCCTGACCGGCCGCAGGGACCGTGACGGGCGACACAGACCTCCCTGCCATGGTGGCTCGTCCGGCGCTGCCACGCGAGCGCGTCGGCGACGTTTCTGACTATCGATTGATAGGCGTCATCTATCAATCCAGGGACGGCGCCCCCGGGTACCGCTGCCGCAGCCTCTCGAGCCGGCCGGCCAGATCCTCCTGCGCCGCGATGTCGCGCAGCATCCGCACCAACGGGGCTTCCGGGTCACGACCGGCCAGCACCAGCCCGACCTGGGGGGTGCGTTCGACGCCGGTGATCGGCACCACCCGCATCCCCTCGGGCACCCCGAACGTGGCCAGCCAGACGTGCGCGATCACCGTGGACCACCGACGCGAGGCGACATGGGCGTACAGCGCCGCCACCGAGTCGGTCTCGACCGCGGGGGTGACCTCGACCCCGGTCTCGGCGAAGCAGCCGTCCAGGATCCGCCGGTGCTGCATGTCGCGGCTGAACAAGCACAACGGCAGCGCGGCGACCTCGGCCCAGGTGACCTCGGCTCGCTCACCCAGCGGGCCGTCGTCCGGGGTCAACGCCAGATAGTGCTCGCGATACAGCGGGACGACGCGGATGGCGTCACCCAAGGACTCGTTGTCGGTGTAGGTCAGCCCGGCGTCGAGGTCGAGATCGACCAGCCGGCGCACGATGTCGCGGCTCGACCCGGAGTCCAGCCGCACCCGAACCCCCGGGTGGGCATGGCACAGCGCGCTGGTGAGCATCGAGGCGGTGACCACGGCGGTCGGGATGGCGCAGACCCGCAACAGGCCCCCGACGCCGCGGCGCAACCCAGCCAACTCCTGGGCCAGTCCGTCGCGATCGGCCAGGATGCGGCGAGCCCAGCTGACGACCTGTTCACCCTCCGGGGTGAATCCGGCAAACCGCCTGCCCCGCACCACGATCGTGACCTTCAGTTCGGATTCGAGCTTCGCGATCCCGGCCGACAACGACGGCTGGCTCACGTGGCACACCGCGGCGGCTCGGGCGAAGTGACGCTCTCGCGCCAAGGCCGTCACATACTCCAACTGGCGCAGCAGCATCACCCATGACTACCACGCCCTCCCGAGCTCAACGCCGTCGCGCGATATAGGACTATTGACTCATTAGCCCTCAATGAGGACCATTGACCAATCATCCAACCCAGCTCGGATGCCGTTCGGTCACTGCTCCTGACCTCAGGGGGTGCCATGGCAACGTTCGCCTACCGCTGCACCGCCACCACCTGCCCTTCCACTGCGCAGAGCGACCCTGGCTTCGATGCCACGTTCCCGATCGGGACGGCGCCGGCCACCCTGGCGTGCCCCACCTGTGGGACTGATGCGGTCCGGGTGTTCACCCCGCCACGGCTGGCCCTGACCCCCCGAGGGCTGACCGCGGCGCTGGACGCCGCGCAGCGTTCGCGGGTCGAGCCCGAGGTCGTGGCCGGACCGCCACCTCGCACCGGCTCCACCCGCCGGGCGAACCGCCAGGTCGAGCCACAGGTCAACCCTGCCCTGGCGAGGCTGCCTCGTCCCTGACGAGCCCGCAGCGCGAACCATCCCTCGCATCCCCACGCATTCCCCTCCATTCCCGTCCCCTCCCATCCCCGGAGGTGTGCCATGGGCAGTGTCGGGCTGCTCTACGTCGGCGCCGTCCTGTTCATCAACGGCGCCATGTTGCTGGGGTGGGTGAAGGGCACGGCGGCGGCACCGATGAACGTGTTCGTCGGTCTGCTGCAGGTGTTCACGCCCACCTATCTGATCGTCACCGCCGACGGGAACGCCGAGCAGATCCTCGGTGCCTCGGGCCTGTACCTGTTCGGCTTCACCTACCTCTACGTCGCCTTCAACCTGTTCTTCGGTCTGGACGGCAGCGGGCTGGGCTGGTTCTCCGGCTTCGTCGCCGTGTGCGCCGTGGTGTTCGCCTACCTGAGCTTCACGCGGAGCCCCACGGACGCGACGTTCGGCGTCATCTGGCTCTACTGGGCCTTCCTCTGGGCCCTGTTCTGGTTGGTACTGGCCCGCGGCGCCGAGCACCTCACCCGCTTCACCGGCGGCGTGGCGGCCGTCCAGGGGTGGGTCACCGGCGTCCTGCCGGCCTTCCTGCTGCTCACCGGCAACTGGAAGGGCACGAACACCGCCTGGGCCGTCGGCTATGCCGTGTTCGGCCTGGTCGTGTTCGGCCTGCTCTATCTGAGACTTCGCGAAACCGCAACGGTCCCAACGGCTTCGGCACCTGCCGCTGCCTGATCAGACTCACTGCTCGAAGGAGCTCGCCATGCCTCAGGTCGTCTTCCCGCTCGACTCGACGAAATCGTTCACCGATCAGGCCATCGTCGGCCACAACCGCTGGCACCCGGACATCCCGGCGCAGGTGCACGTCAAGCCCGGGGACTCCTTCCGGGTGCACTGTCGCGAGTGGTTCGACGGCGCGATCCACAACGACGACTCCGCCGACGACATCCTCAATGCCCCGTTGGCGGGCGTTCACGTGCTCTCCGGTCCGATCGCGGTCGAGGGTGCCCAGCCCGGTGACCTGCTGATCGTCGACATCCTGGACGTCGGCCCGATCCCGCAGGAGGACTCCGGCCCGCTGTCCGGTCAGGGTTGGGGCTACACCGGCGTGTTCGCCACCCGCAACGGGGGCGGCTTCCTGACCGAGCAGTTCCCTGACGCCTACAAGGTGATCTGGGACTTCCGCGGCGGCGTGGCCACGTCGCGCCACATCCCCGGTGTCTCGTTCACCGGCATCGTGCACCCGGGCCTGATGGGTACCGCACCCTCGGCGGCTCTGCTGGCGCGGTGGAATGCCCGCGAACAGGCCCTGATCGACACCGACCCGAACCGGGTGCCGCCACTGGCCCTACCGCCGCTGCCGGACAGCGCCATCCTGGGCAGCCTGACCGGCGCCGACTTCGATCGGGTCGCGGCCGAGGCCGCCCGTACCGCCCCGCCGCGCGAGAACGGCGGCAACCAGGACATCAAGAACCTCACCAAGGGAACCCGGGTCTTCTATCCCGTCTTCGTCGACGGAGCGAACCTGTCGATGGGCGACCTGCACTTCTCCCAGGGCGACGGTGAGATCACGTTCTGCGGG belongs to Kineosporiaceae bacterium and includes:
- a CDS encoding acetamidase/formamidase family protein, producing the protein MPQVVFPLDSTKSFTDQAIVGHNRWHPDIPAQVHVKPGDSFRVHCREWFDGAIHNDDSADDILNAPLAGVHVLSGPIAVEGAQPGDLLIVDILDVGPIPQEDSGPLSGQGWGYTGVFATRNGGGFLTEQFPDAYKVIWDFRGGVATSRHIPGVSFTGIVHPGLMGTAPSAALLARWNAREQALIDTDPNRVPPLALPPLPDSAILGSLTGADFDRVAAEAARTAPPRENGGNQDIKNLTKGTRVFYPVFVDGANLSMGDLHFSQGDGEITFCGAIEMGGFMDLHVDLIKGGMAAYGVGENAIFMPGNVDPQYSQWLAFSGTSVTLDGEQRYLDSHLSYQRACLHAIDYLQSFGYSDIQAYMILGAAPIEGRLSGVVDIPNSCSTVYIPTAIFDFDVRPGKNGPTRIDPGMGVPRSAG
- a CDS encoding LysR family transcriptional regulator translates to MLLRQLEYVTALARERHFARAAAVCHVSQPSLSAGIAKLESELKVTIVVRGRRFAGFTPEGEQVVSWARRILADRDGLAQELAGLRRGVGGLLRVCAIPTAVVTASMLTSALCHAHPGVRVRLDSGSSRDIVRRLVDLDLDAGLTYTDNESLGDAIRVVPLYREHYLALTPDDGPLGERAEVTWAEVAALPLCLFSRDMQHRRILDGCFAETGVEVTPAVETDSVAALYAHVASRRWSTVIAHVWLATFGVPEGMRVVPITGVERTPQVGLVLAGRDPEAPLVRMLRDIAAQEDLAGRLERLRQRYPGAPSLD
- a CDS encoding NAD(P)H-dependent oxidoreductase subunit E, with the translated sequence MAGNRPVAEVVATAVAAHRDEPGPLLVVLQAVVAELGHVPDAAIRPIAEALNLSRAEVHGVISFYHDLRIEPPGRVVAQVCRAEACQSVGANAVLDGAAERLAVKVGTTAEDGALTLDEVFCLGNCALGPSALIDGRLHGRLTADRLSALIQQRLQQTAAHEAGATA
- a CDS encoding AmiS/UreI family transporter codes for the protein MGSVGLLYVGAVLFINGAMLLGWVKGTAAAPMNVFVGLLQVFTPTYLIVTADGNAEQILGASGLYLFGFTYLYVAFNLFFGLDGSGLGWFSGFVAVCAVVFAYLSFTRSPTDATFGVIWLYWAFLWALFWLVLARGAEHLTRFTGGVAAVQGWVTGVLPAFLLLTGNWKGTNTAWAVGYAVFGLVVFGLLYLRLRETATVPTASAPAAA
- a CDS encoding zinc ribbon domain-containing protein, with translation MGTAPATLACPTCGTDAVRVFTPPRLALTPRGLTAALDAAQRSRVEPEVVAGPPPRTGSTRRANRQVEPQVNPALARLPRP
- a CDS encoding formate dehydrogenase, producing the protein MSQNPPADLRILFVPCDSAARSVGADEVADALAAPAEQAGFTLVRNGSWGLLWLEPLVEVMDAAQVRHAFGPVTAADLPGLLEAGMLTDPAAAVHPLALGPTEQLPALREQQRVSFARVGVIGPLFPEHYLAHGGLVGLRRALELSPAQVVEEVTASGLRGRGGAGFPAGIKWKTVLDAPGETKYIACNADEGDSGTFADRMLMEGDPFSTLEGMAIAAWATGATQGFIYIRSEYPDAITTMRSAIEIAYARGWLGHSVLGSSLSFDVSVRVGAGAYICGEETSMLSSLEGRRGEVRAKPPLPALEGLFGKPTVVNNLLTLATVPAILADGAEAYAALGVGRSRGTQVFQLAGNIARGGIVETAFGVSLGELVERWGGGTASGRPIGGVQVGGPLGAYLTPEKFDLPMDYEAFAAAGAMVGHGGIVVFDDTIDWAAQARFAMEFCAAESCGKCTPCRIGSTRGVEVIDKITAGIDREANLQLLDDLCELMTDGSLCAMGGLTPMPVRSAVDQWLRAGDDAVNRQPQEVAR